The sequence TTCCTATGCATTTTCCAATAGGGTTGTCAACAAGTTGAGCTTAAGTGGGCTTGCGAGCTCCATAAAAGATGGAGCTAAGCTTGAGCGAGCCAACGATGGCAATTGAACTTGCCTCGAGTTTGGCTCGCTTAAGTTCGATAACGAAATAAAGCTTGAGCAGATCTTGCCGTCTTAGTTTGTTGTTATGATGTGATCACCTATGTACGCTTGAGgatgatctatttttttttgtccttgCAACGTTTCTTTAGGCTTTAGAGATACATAAGGAAAATTAAGATTTGGTAGAGtgataaatttaaataaaaattgtaatatTTATTAACTCGAGTCTTATCCTAGCTTCGAGTTTAGCTTGTTTTGAGATAAAGCCGAATTCAAATCAAGCCTAAAATAAATCAAACTTGAGTAACTCATGAGTTTTGAGCTTTTTCAACAGCCCTATCTCACGGGACATACCTGTTCCATGGACCTAGCTAGTGTGATGCAAGTTATATCGTCGATCGTGGTGAACTGGCAATAGGCATGTATCGAGGTTCCAGAGACAGCAATAAAATAGAGGTGCAATACACGATTTAAATTGAATCCTAGTTTTCTCACTTCTTTATTTGGTTAGTTTGTTTTGGTGACATCAACGAAGAAAAATTCCGTTCAACTTTGAAACTCCCTAACGAATAAATCAACATGCTTAGCAGCAATGATCGTATGTCAACCCCACGTAGACATAGCTCATCCTTTCCGTTATATATCTGAAACTCATTATATCCCAGTCAACCCCAATCTGAGGattaaaaaaaagcaaacgaaacCAAACACTCCATCATCATCCAGTAACAAATATGAAGAGCCAAACCCGTCCCAAGCAAACCCTAACCGTCCTTATCTGAACCCAACGCACCCCTCCCCAGCCGCAACCCGCAACCGCAGGCCACCGCACTTCTTCGGGATCTTTTTAATAATAGcattttaatgaaaaattgtGAAAATTAAATTCAGAAatggaaaattgtaaaatagtTGTTAATTGGTACTCCAAGTGTTGACATATCATGTACGACTATTTATCGACACTCGGAGTGCCCAGAGGCCTTCGGACATAGCCAACAAACCCTGTATAATCGAGTTGGACACGTGTCATCGAGAGTGAGTTTAGTCGGCACTAACAcctatttttggaatttttatttttttattaaaatactattattaaGGTCCCTCCTAACCCCCTCGCGCACCCGGCACCCTTCCTTACCCCCAAAGAAACGCAACGCGCTCGGCGCGCAGATGCACATAGCACCGCCCAGACCCGTACAGCGGCACCGCGCTGCCAGACAGTTAGGCACAGCCGCGTACGCACGTCTCCACGGCTCGAGTCCGAGTGGGAAACGCGACCCGGCCGTGAGAAGCAACCGGAGGCGCGCACCAACCAACCCCGCCTGGCGGCCTCGCGGGGGCTATAAAAGCGGCGCCCATTGCCTCCCCGCCTCCCTCTCTTGGCATCGCATCTCGCAACTCAGAGGAACAGGAAGAAATCGTTTTTTTGAGAAGGCAAAGTGGAGTAGGCCATGTCCAACGTGCCCACCTCCCTCCGCGACTCCTCCCTCACTGTCTTCCGCCTCGCCATCTCCAGCTCTGACCCCTGGcccttctcttcctccctctAACCATCAGCCTcccttagtttcttcttcttcttcttcttcttcttcttcttcttcttggatttCTTCTTCAACAACCAACAACCAAGAAACCAAACCTGACCTTGGGCTGGTGGATCGACCTGGCTTGCCTGACCATGCAcggcaagcagcagcagcagcagatggtgCCGGTGGCGCCCAGGGGGTGCGTGACGGTGCGGGTGGGcgcggagggggaggagcagCGCCGGTTCGCGGTGCCGCTGGGCCACCTCAAGCACCCGCTCTTCGGCGCGCTGCTGGAGGAGGCCGAGCGCGAGTACGGCTTCAGGCACCAGGGCGCCATCGCCATCCCCTGCCGCGTCGACCGCTTCGTCCAGGTCGAGCATCTCATCGACCAGGACCTCCACGGCAGCTGCGCGCACCACCTCGTCGACCTcgacggccgcggcggcggcccgcaCCACCAACACGTCCACCTGCCACGCTTCGTCGGTTGCTTCCGCGCCTGATTCGTCAGCTCACTTCTTCCATATGTCGAGGTGGTTTCTTGTGTCGGTTGTTAGCTCTTGGTTTGTGTCGTCCTCCGTTCCCTCTCGCGTTGGTTTGTGAGGGTTGCATGATACCATTGGTTTGAAGCTTTGTGGTGAGAGAAATGGAGGACGATTCGTCTAGATGTTGATGGTGACGAAAAATCAAGACGATCTCAAGTGTAAAGATCTAGAGAATGTTGCTAAACTTTTAGCCTTAGTCGCGGATGGGCAGTTAGCCCGATGGCAAAACCTAAAAGGTGGGAGTGAGCCGATAAAAGTTCGAACCTCCGTCCGCATATCTCCGTTGAGACGTCCAAAACGAATGCCGGGTAAAAGGAACTCTGATCGAAAAAAAACTTTTAGccttagttttttcttcttgtcaTACGTCAATATACTACTTTGCTAATATGCTCTGGAAAGTGGGTTTGTTCTTGTAAATTACCTCCTTTTTTTGTATAGAATGATTTGTCCGAATTGCTTTAATGTTACACTGTTGACATCACGAACGCGTTAATGCTAATCCAATCGATTCGATGAGCCAAGTCGCTTTCGCCTCAAGCCGACGCGAAATTGTGAGAGAAACTTCGCGAGAAGAATAAGTTGTTGTCAAGATTGCATCTTGAGGATGATTAATTAGGACAAAATTAGCAAGGGGTCTGCAAGTAGCTTACATGCATGGCAAATTCAGAACGGGTGGCATCACTCAAATTGATATGCTGCGTCTCTCCATCTTCTCGTTGTGAGCATATTCCACTGTAATATCCGGAGCATATACATATTCTTATGGTCATGTCAAACTGGCCTGGCGAAGTAGCTTAAAATAGGCAAAGTTACTTAAAATAATGAAAGATACATTTTCTAATCATTATAGTTAAGAAAAGTACACAGCATTACTTAAAAAATAGTGGAAGATATTTCTCCGGTCGCATTGGTTGTTAATGTTCAGATGATCAGATCGAATGAACAAGATGATATATATCACAAGACTTAGACTATTTTACAATCctaattcatcaagaattaGACTATACAGTTGATGTGTaggaaaaaaaactatacaGATGAGTTTGATGTTTGATCTGGGATTGGATAAGCATGCCACAAATGACTCCTTAAGTATCTAAAAAATATACTAAAAGGGCTTTCTGAAAGTCGACATCTCTACAAATGTCCCTTCCCTTCCTAACCTGCTGATCTTCAATCAAACACCAGATGTGTACACAACAAACCGCCTTTTGAATTAGTCCGGCCTAAACCATGCCGTCCATGAATTTTGCAAATCCTCGCACGTTTGATTTGGTTGCGCGCGGTAGTTGACGGTTGACGTACGCAAACGGTTGGAAGCGTGGAATTGAACAAATTACGGAGGTTGATTGAATTTTAATTTCACACGCCTACCAACTtcgagttttttcttttctttccgagGATAACATCAGCAACTTCAAGTTGAATCAAGTGGAGCTGGCGTCCTTGAGCCAAAAGTCCAAAGCCAGCTAGGCGTCAGCACCAGCACGGAATGAGCGCAAAACCTGATACCCTTTCCCACTATCCAATTAGTATTTGATGCCCCATAGTAGGCGCATTTTATTTTAGGAAAATTAAAATTTGTATAGcattaaataaaattataagaatatttagtatataaaaattatataactaggttcataattcaaaatgatttcacactatataggttttgtagatataaatgatatattttgtgagaaaatcttagtcaaaatctaacttCGAAGACCGAGCCAAAAAACTAtgtctactatttctgaacggaaGGAATATTCGATTAACTGTTATTATTTTGATTAAACTTCACCATCTTGTATTAGTATGGAAATTCTTTTCTGTGATACATAGACGTTTTTACTGTTGGGTTGTGCAACCCGTTCTTTGTCCCACTCTCCAAATTAATAATGCATGTATGCTaggatagtttttttttttaaatcagtATAACTCGTAGACGTACGTACATATTCACACCACTACAGAAAGATTGACGAAATCATTACATACGTCTCGTTGTCAATAGGTATGTCGTTTACCACTGAAAAAAATTCCGCTTTGGTAAGACATACAAAGAGTAAACATAAAATTTGATCCTAATGAGTAAGGAGTATAATCACATCTACTAACTATCCAAGCCAATTCTTGATTCTCAGATATTTTATAGTTTCCACATTGGCCAATTTCGCCATTTATTTGAAAAATTCATACTACCTTTCGTTGTAACGGACTGCTAAAAACATCCCAGCACTGACATCAAGACTGAACTCTGGTAATTTTGTATTGTGACTTGTCGGCACGAAATTGGGCTACAAAGAAGCTTGTTCGGTTAGCCGTATCTTTCAAGGGCGGACAGCGTCTAAGGCATAATGACATACATTAGCTTTTAACTTTCACATAAGAAATTCCATAATGAGAAAAATCAGAGCTTTAATAAAGTGGTTAACGGCTAAAGATCCAACAACGCcacaccaaaagaaaagaaaaggacaagGGAGTCATTAGGCTTTCCTCTTGAAATCGAACCATTAGGCTCTAAATTTGTTGTTAAATCGGTGAGCATAAGTGCGCCGAAAGCCTGAGGGTTGGAggtgagcaaagtggttttgtaGGGTTTATTTTTCCATCACCACGAAGGCACTAGTTTATACCGGAATGGCATCATAATATCCACTGAAGCACTGCTAATGGTGTAGCGTTTATAGACTTTTCCTATAACGAATTGCCAAAATCCCTTTTGTGAGATGTAGGTGCAGATGCTAAAGTGTATTTGTTGGGCTCTTGATGAATTCCACAGTAGGGGCCAAAATTTTGCAAAGAGGACCTATTGAACACTTTTATTCATGGGCCATTCACTAAAACAAAAACTTATTCATGGGCCAAGTCAGGGAAACGAagctatcatattttttttttttaaaaacttcaaCACTAGGTATAAGCTGTACGCACGTCCAAACGCACACTCTACACGTCCTATAACTCACGGTAGATCTACAACCTATACTCTCACGCGTCTACTGAAAATATTCACGAAACCTCAAGCTCCGCTAGCAATGGGCACATCGTCCTCCCATTGTGATCCACAGACGCTCGAGGCTCCCCAATGCGTGCAACGGGATCAAGCCCAGACAGGTAGCCTCCGCATCGGGATGCATTACCAACCAAGCTGAGCTCGGTTCACAACAAAGCTATCATATTGTTCTCTTCATCCGTCGGTTCAGACTTTCAGACTAAGATCTCAGAAGTCAGAATTGCTATCTACATGCTGGAACAACCAGACTCTATAACTGAGTGGCAGTGTTTGAAAATGCGACAGTAACCGTTCGATTATCGCAGTTACCGGCTAATTCAGTCAGCACCGCATTTAGAAACTGAGCGATTACTgatcaaactcaaattcaaaattcaaaaatttaacaaaattcaATCGGTTTCTACCGAATTCCACCTAATTACTATGCAGTTACCGATCTCAGACAGTTTTCGAGGGTCTAtcgaatttgtgaaccctgcTGAGTGGTAAGGCACACACAAAACTTAGAACTTGCATGAACTGAACTGACCATTTCAAGCAATTCAAAGTTCAGAAGCAAACTGAATAAATACCTATTTCAGTTATCGCAATATAGAGTAATAATAACTGCCTGTTCGGTGCCATCATATTACAAACTAAGATCTATGCTCTTCCCCTCGTGTGAAGCTGGGAGCCTGGGACAGTAACGTGTGCAAGATCTGCAAATCATCCCCTGCTACAAAACCAACTCTTGTATCACTAGAGGCCCAACCACACCCCAAAACCCTCCCTTGACTTCTCATTTGATTGGAACTACAAAGAATTGGAGAAAGGCGAAAGAAACAAGCGACCAAGTGGTCTCATACTACACTGAGATGACGGAACTCTGATGCCATCATCACAGCTGGTGAAACAAGCTCGGTTCAGGCTTTCAGTGAGCTGTGTTGCCTGTGTGCTAATGCTGCTCCGATGCGTCAGCGGTCCAGTATGTCTTGACCGCCATGAGGACCTTCTCCGGGTTGAAGGGGCCGTCCTCGTGGTCCATGATGCGGCTCTCCCACCGCATTCGTTTTGTTATTGCCTGAACTTTAGTGAGGACGTCGACCGTGTCACGGATGATAGCTGTGCCCTCGGGCCTCAATATCCTATCCATCTCCAAGAGGATGTCGGTAATATCACACCTGAAAAGTTCAGGAATTAAACACTATTAGAGCCTGTCTATAGTGAATTGTCTTATTGTGTGTTCTGGGTATTTTAGTGCTGGACCATTGCTCCCACAATTGTTGTCACTCAAGTGAACAAGCAGGGTCTGGTTTCAGGCAGCGAGGGTGTGAGCAGCAGTATAAGTATCACAAATGCGCTTTCAGAAATGTCTACAAGGATAGCAGTTAAACCAGAGTCTTGTGTAGTTGTGTTACAGGCAATATCAACAGTAAATTGTACTGCAGAGGACATGCAGTCATCAGCTGGGCAAGGTAATGATCTTGCAAGGACTGAAGGACTATCAAGACATTAACCTTTCATTTACTACAAGCTTGTGCCTCTGTTTCCCTCTTCTACAGTCTCACATTTAATATGTGATGAACATGCCGCACTGAGCTGTCTAGCATGATCTTCACTATAGTTGGTTAGTTGGTTTCCTAAAAGAAAATGATGCAAAGTACAGAACTACCTCTCAAATATCTTCTAAGAATCATAAACCACAAACATTTGTTTTGGTAATAGTAAGCTGGTGCATTCCTTAAAGGGCTATGCTGAATTATCAATTGATTATGATTTTCGAGTCAGATAAAAGTGATgacacaacaaaaacaaaggCAATAAGAAGAAGATAAAAGGCAATGACGACTTGAACATGGCTAAAAGAAAGGCTGAAATATATAATTTCCTTACCTGTCTTGGTAGATGCTAAACAAATTGTCAGCATGTAAGAGGTCATAGGTTCTTGGATACGTGGAGAAAGCTTCACACCAGTCCTGGTATGTGCCGATGAATCCTCGCTCGTATATTGCCCCAAGGGTATCCCGGTCAGAATTAACCGGGACAACGTTCATCACCCAAACAGGGTACTTTACTAAAGAAGCAGCAAACCCGCCCATGTTTGCATTCATGTCCATCACATTTCTGTACCTATTCTCTGCTATGGGTGTGGTGCGCTTGTAGTATGCCACCCTCTTCTCCCACAACTTCTTGTCCTCATCaaatttcttagcatctaatcCTGGAATCATGCCCCTTTTAATCCTTGGGGGAACTGTAAATGCCCTCTCTGGCCATTTCTCCACCGCTCCACCGGCAACTTCTCCCTGGTTGCTTACTTCAGGCAATGGAGTAACACAGGCTTCCATCTGCTTGTACCTGTATATGGAAAGGGAAAAGAAGATAACTCAGTAGCAGACAACTAAATTACTTAAAGAGAATTTTATTGTTGATTCAGCAATTCCATACCAAGCAGCATCAGGATTGTCACTCTTGCATATATGGGGTATCTTATAGGTCTTCTTGATACTGGCACATTCGAGATGGTTCTTAGGCTTCTGCCAGATGGAGAGATCCGCCTTCTCAACCACCTTGTTCCAGCAAAGGCTCCTGGCGACATCCTCAATCTTGTCTTGCTCTTGCTTAAGGTCGTCCTTGGTCCTCTCCCACCCCTTGTAGTGCGTCTTCCAATTGATTGGAGGACCCGAGAGAATCCAATAACCTCCTGGCCTTAGGATTCTATCGACTTCAGCAAGGTATAGTCCATCTAAAGGAAATTCGAAAACATCCACTCAGTTAGTCAATTTGTTTTATATCCAAGAACAACTGGAAAAGTAGAATAAGATACACATTGGAGCGAATTTCAGAGTTATTAAGTGCTCACCATGTGCATACCAAGGAATCAGACAGCGCGAGCAATGCGCCATATCAAATGCCCTAGATGGGTAAGGCAACCGATGTTTCCCCATCACACCGATGATGGCAGGGACACCTCGTTCGAGTGCAAATTGCACCTGAGCTTCATGCGTGTCCCTCGGCGCAAACGACATGGCAATGATGTTTCTCTTCAGCAAGTAAGCCCCCCAACTAGCAACCTTCAATAATAACAAAAGCATGAGCACCATCACAACATCCATAAACCCGAGCCCATGATGTTCTTCCTCTTACCCCGCAGCCCGTGTCGATCGCCGTCCTGATCTTCCCGTCTGTCAACGAGATGAGCTTATTAATGTCGTCAATGTAGGCATCGGCGCCGCGTGGGAACATTGTGCCGCCACCGGGGAACCGGAACTTGTTGCCCTCCACCTGGATCCAGTTCTGCACGGCCTTCTCAATGCTGAGCTCCTTGTGGGGAATGTTGTTGAACCAGGCATAGTCTCTGCTCTGTGGCCACTTGAAGGGGGTCTTGTACTCGGGTGGCGCCGGGATGAGGCACCGGACCTGCTCGTCCTTGCCGGGGCAGTGCCGCTCCCGGTACACCAACATGGCGCGGTCAAACCGCCGCCCGCGCGTCCGGTCCTCACAGGGTGTGTACTCGCTGAAGttgagcgggcacgccgggaaCTGCTGCAGCGCCGCGCCGGCATCTGTGTCGCTGACGTTGAGCTGGTGGTGCGCGTCGAAGTCGAGGGCGTCATCGGAGCCCGATCCGAACGACGGCACGGAGCCGGAGGAGGTCTGCGTCGTGGCCGTGGCGGGGTCGCAGCCGACCTGGGTGATCGCCGCGGAGTTGCCCACGGGCTTCGGCAGCGTGGTGTTCTGCCATGCGCCGAGGACGTAGAAGGCGATGCAGAGCGCGCTCACCACGAGGATGTAGGTCAGGCGCTGCTTCTTGGACTCCTGCAGCTGCTGGGCTTTGGGAGAGGCTGGGTAGTCTTTCGCCATGGCTCCTGCAAGGTTCAAGAACCATCGAGGTGTTAACTTAGCTCGATCTCATGAAGAAAGGAACAAAATTTAGGAACGGCTCGCAGAATTCAAGAGTAGAGGGATAGACTGACGAACTTATGCTACACATATTTGATTTGAGCTGAAAAGGAAAGGTGAAATAACAGGGCTAGCACTGCTGAATAAATTAATTTTGCTCTAAGCAGTGAATGAAATACTTCAAGATTTGAAATTTATCATGCTTCACTGAGGATTTTGGGCGCCATTACTTGACCAATTGGTGAGATCTAAACTAGATAAGTTTGAACATGAGCGATAAATTTCTGATTACCAAATAGTTGGCTGCGACTTCAGATTTCAGAACATAGAAATTTAGACAGTGGAAGCATAGCAAGATAGCAAATTTGATTGATCTGATTTCTGAATAACACCTAAATTTATGTTTTCCTATATTTAAGCTGcaccacctaaacaacccatgaAAAACAACGAACAGGTAACATTTATAGCAGCAGTCAGAGGAGAAGATTACTAATTGGGGCCTCAGATCACGataaaaatctcaaaaaaaagaagaagaagctccaCACAAGAGGAGAGAACTATACAGAAGCATATAGACGTGCTTCCAACTAAATCAGCATTTTCAGCAAGATTCATGCTTCTTGCTGACGGCGAGGATATGTGACTAGGATAAAGGGCAAAGAGGATAAACAGTAAAGATTACAAGCAAAAGGCAAAGCTGAACCTAGAAGACAGTGGCAGCTAAGCACCAGACTAGAGGAATCTAAAAGTCTGGCAAAACAGCAAGCAGACCCATCAATGTCACTCAGTGGAAGCCGTTGCATTTCCTAACGGATCCATCTTCTCCAAGAACCAAATCGCAAGAAACGAAATCAGCAAAGCTACCAGACCTGTAAAGAAGAAGCCAGCTCAGGAAGGAAGAGCAGTGGAGCACGCcaagacgaagaagaagcagaGGCCCCCCAAAGCTCCAAAGGGCGAATGAGTCGGGAGAGTAGCACCACGGATCTGCCTATTTATGCGAGCTCTGCAGCAATGGTGAGTGAGTGAGGCAGGCACTAAGCCAGTATTGAGGGAGAGTGGAGTGGTGGCGTGATGCCGAACGCGTTGCTGACATGTCAGCAGCGCCCCCAGCTAAGACCACTTGCATCCATATCTCTtcttaatttattttgttttctttttaattctctttctttttttattctcttttattttctctgatcttcaataaattttttaaaaaaattcgtaAAAAAAATTCCGTTCTGAAATAAATGACATTCAAAATCATTTCGTAACGAGAACtatgaagaaaaaactttgaAACgctgaaaaaaacaaaaattcctTTATGAAAAAATTCTATCCCCCCTCATAAGTAAAGAAAGCGGATCAGGCCTAATGCATTTGGGGCCGATCCCGTGAAGGATCTGGATCCCCTTATTAATAATAAATTAATGTAGAGAATCACAGTTTACACAGTAAAATAAGTCTAAGTACTACACTATTGTGCATTTATTTACTGCATTAACAGTAATATGGTTTCCTGTGCAGAAGTTTTGGTACTGTAGCGGTACTGTAGCATACGATCCGGTGCATCTATCGTAAAATCAACTGCTCAGATTAGGAGTAATACATTTTACTGTAACTACAACAGCCTGTTGCCGATCAGTGAGGATCCCGATCGGTGAATGGAGGGCCAAACCCAGAAAGATGAGGCCGACATGGGAATAAAATAGGGTGGAGTTGGAAAGAAAAAAGCGGGGGCAGCGCACCGAGGGCGAGACCCCTGCCTGTCCTTCTCACGTGGTAATGGCGATGGTCCAATGGCTATGGAGTATGGAGACCCCAGTGGACTGTGGCTTTTGGGAGGAAGAAGATTTGGAAGAAGAAACAGTCCGGTCCTTGGAATTAGGCCTCTTGCACGAATGTGGTCTGGCACTGACGTTTCTTTCCTTCGTGTTGTCAACAGACGATGGTGTGTGGACCATGGCAAGAAATGTGCTCTGAATTTCTGGCCTATTGGTTTCTGAACAATCTTTGACATTTCAAGAGTCCACTTCATTTGTTGTTTTGCTCTTAGGCAACAAGAACTGATCAGCTGCCATTTGCATGCAGATGATGATATTTTAAGTGTTTTGCTCCCAAAGCACAACGATAGACAACTTTTTCAGGACATTGCATCTACCCGTTTTTGAGACAATGTTAAGAACAATCTTGTTGGCTAATATAACTGACAACCTTGGAAGAAAAACAATTAACACTGTCAATGACCAACATGACAGACCATGGACCAAACATCACTCCGAGATTGAAAGCAGGAACACAACGAAATTAAACACACAAGAACAGCATTTCAAACTTGGAATTGCTCACCTTAACAACGTAAATCCTAGTATTCCCTAGTCACCTTAGCAAATTTGCTCTGCCTTCTCTGACTATCGCCCACTCTATCACTGCTCTGGGCAGCTTTGCCCGGCATGATGGTTGGTTGCAGTAGAAGCAGGGTAAAAACCAAAAGGCTCTCCTTTTGATCTGTTCCTTTTTTTATCTGTCTCTTCACACACCACCACTGGTGATTCTCTCTACCCTCCCTGGTTTCTGCCTGAATGGAGAGTGGACAGGATTTGGTCAATGACGAAAGGGCACCACACTACCACAGAGGGTTATGGGGAGAGATTGTCGGCCCTCCATTTGCTCCCAGCATTTCCAGCTTTTCCTTTTGACTTAGAAAATAGTAAACCTTAGAACCGGATGGAAAAAAAAGATGCAGTTTTGGGATCACATGCTTGGATAGTGTCGGTGCAATAAAATGCATGGACCACAGGCATAGACTGATGTAACTCTTTGTAATGATTCATGTGTGTGTCCTACTTGTGTTGGCCTGATATTTTGCACAGGATTTCACCAGGGAATAATAAATGTTGTGGTTCCTCTGATTCTCGATTGCAGCACACCTGATTCCTGAGTTTGattttttc is a genomic window of Phragmites australis chromosome 24, lpPhrAust1.1, whole genome shotgun sequence containing:
- the LOC133907516 gene encoding auxin-responsive protein SAUR32-like — encoded protein: MHGKQQQQQMVPVAPRGCVTVRVGAEGEEQRRFAVPLGHLKHPLFGALLEEAEREYGFRHQGAIAIPCRVDRFVQVEHLIDQDLHGSCAHHLVDLDGRGGGPHHQHVHLPRFVGCFRA
- the LOC133907310 gene encoding probable methyltransferase PMT18 produces the protein MAKDYPASPKAQQLQESKKQRLTYILVVSALCIAFYVLGAWQNTTLPKPVGNSAAITQVGCDPATATTQTSSGSVPSFGSGSDDALDFDAHHQLNVSDTDAGAALQQFPACPLNFSEYTPCEDRTRGRRFDRAMLVYRERHCPGKDEQVRCLIPAPPEYKTPFKWPQSRDYAWFNNIPHKELSIEKAVQNWIQVEGNKFRFPGGGTMFPRGADAYIDDINKLISLTDGKIRTAIDTGCGVASWGAYLLKRNIIAMSFAPRDTHEAQVQFALERGVPAIIGVMGKHRLPYPSRAFDMAHCSRCLIPWYAHDGLYLAEVDRILRPGGYWILSGPPINWKTHYKGWERTKDDLKQEQDKIEDVARSLCWNKVVEKADLSIWQKPKNHLECASIKKTYKIPHICKSDNPDAAWYKQMEACVTPLPEVSNQGEVAGGAVEKWPERAFTVPPRIKRGMIPGLDAKKFDEDKKLWEKRVAYYKRTTPIAENRYRNVMDMNANMGGFAASLVKYPVWVMNVVPVNSDRDTLGAIYERGFIGTYQDWCEAFSTYPRTYDLLHADNLFSIYQDRCDITDILLEMDRILRPEGTAIIRDTVDVLTKVQAITKRMRWESRIMDHEDGPFNPEKVLMAVKTYWTADASEQH